TACGATACTTTCTAGGAAAATACTCATTGGTATGATATTTTCACTTGTCCTATCTTTAGGTTCCACTTACAAAAATGTGAACATGTGTAGTCTACAATTTAGAGCCACGCAATATACACAGATAATATCATTGTCGATCGACGTATATTTTTGGTAATATATAACAATTACTTTTTCAAGATGTTATAATTGATTGATATTTATGTCATAACATAACATGTAATGATATGTCATTTTCAAGAgagaatatttaaatatttaaatatgtaaataactTATGTTTGActgataaaatattaatttattaacacATGTTTTAACATAGGAtacataaaataacaaattaatctaactaaataaaaataataacataataacatAAAGAACCTCGTGCATGCTTCGAAGTACTCTCTTATCGTTGACTATAAATAATTCAAGAGTCATACATCACTCACTTCTGTTATGAATAGCATTAAGCTCATGTTAATACATCTCTGTACATCTATtagaaagtaaataaatttacataaatttGACATTAGTTATGCTAACATAgtctataaataatttttcattatataaaagtttattaaattatacatataagAGTCACATTTGTTTTCTTCCTCTCCAAGGTTTAAgtgagttatttatttattttcttcttcttctttttctgcgtCGATTGATCGTTGTCATCATCAATTCCATCCACACTGTCCTTGACAATAAGTTATCACGATATTATCATTCTCTCAATGTTAGGAATCTAACATAGCAAAACTACAAAAATATCATTCCTTGCATATTCTCACTGGCAgctttgaatatataaaaatattgtgcTTTTATTCCATAATGCTTTAgttttggaattagtctttattagtttttaagcATATTAAGATTTGAGTGtgaaaataattactttaaaattggAATAAACCTAAAGTAAAtgaagtttaattattattctcGTGACGAAAGTTGCTacgaaatataaatataatgtttagtgtatttaattaaaatcagATCATATTATCAATGCCATATTTTTGTTCATGCGCAATTTTTCTTGGGTTAATTATTAATGCTCGTGGAGgtaatttaagaattatttggcttaaattataaaatacatgtgaccgcatatataaataagtttaaGTAATTTAGATCCTACTATTTACTTAGGAGTTAGATCCATGAGTTAGATTCGTGCATAATCcgtaacataataataatagtaagatCATACTAGAAAACCGTATaaatcttcattttcttcaaattttatttttatgttacatCGTCTCTTCACATTCTGAGTAAATACATCGAGTCTAAATTAAAtctaaacttaattaaaaattaatgtaattaaatttttttattgtttgtgtgttttaaccatatttaatccaattaaaaattaattcaattattattaaaattaatataaagttgtGACAtcaccaaattaaaattaatataattaaaattttactctGCGAGATGTGAACGTAACTACCGTGCATTTGAGATGGTAAGAACGTGAAATTACAATTTAACATATGTTAAATTAGAAACTATTCATatgtatgttttaatttatatttagaaatcgattaattttttaaactaagtttattaaatatgataagggattaactttatttttttattttttagatatctgtttggtgatatatatatatatatatatatatatatatatatatatatatatatatatatataatttttgtataaaaaagtaaaattaactGTTTGTGTTAAGATCTCACGATGTATGATTAAATTGTTGATTAAATAAAAGCATGATTACAACACAGtcgatatatataaataatatcttcAGCACagattgttttatatatatatatatatatatatatatatatatatatatatatatatatatatatatatatatatatatatatatactgcaCGTGTCATTTTAGTGcctatcaatttaaatattttttttagcattttaaaatattttttcgcATTTCTTTTTGTGTACTAAATACTGCATGCACGATTTTACATCTAATAACtttcttcaaaaaataattacaaataatttttagtattatagtttttttttatgtctgtTGTTTGCATCATCTTACACATCTAAAGTAAAATTACGAATATTCCATTCCATAATTCAACCATTtttcaaaacaacaaaaataaaccaatatatatatatatatatatatatattaaaattaagaatgtCAACACATTTTTCTTTCTAGTAAAAAGAACTACAACCTTATACTTCGGACCAATGTACAATCCAAAATCCAATTTCGGAaaatcacattttatttttacaattttttcgtGATCACGATCCAAActctattttattgtttaaactttaaaatagaCATCATTTTGAAAGCTGTTACTGTCCACTACATCAACTATTTTAACTAATTTCACATTGGCTTTCCGTGAAAGGAGAGACAGAGTGTTTGAGATTTTTAGGGCTTTTATAAGAGATATGAGATATACGAgagatatatataatatgttatacggaggaacatgtttttgtattttattgatatatcctatatatagagcaaaatataacaaatatcaagtataaaatatttagaatatctcactcctaatataaaataataactaatttttttttactatatgaaattcaaagtttaaaatgatttttgtgaTGAAAATCATGAATTTACTATTATCTATccatacttttatttattgtttttttcataataaatattatttttgtctatatgtataatataattttattatagtgtTAGTGTGGTTTCtctctctatatttttttttatctaactttttaataaaattttcatataataatactaatatctAATAtgaacttatttaaaaatatatacaccaTATGCCAAATGTCATACTTTTACTTATTAAGCATCCAAGACTATTTAATACATTTGATCTGGAACATTAATGTTATACTATTATATGATAGATTTTATTAGTAACTTGCAAAATCTACTATGTTTGGAGTGGTTATATATaggtatattaattaattaatttataacactTGGAGTGGTTATCCACCGATAAAAGTACTTGTAATTTCTAACACGTCTAGACTTTTCACATGCAAATTAATTTTCCTTGAACTATCTAACTAATCCAGCAACAGTATTACACTTATctatactagtgtaaacacaggcgctatcgcgcctgtgtgtacgcattttttgaattatattaataattgatgatattgtaatgttattaatttaataaacaaaataaaagtatatttataaaaaataaaataaaatgtacggagaaaataagagaaaaataactgttgatgaatagtaagagaaaaaaagaaaaaggagataagtaaataattttataaaaacttgtaaaagtaaccgttaatttttaaaaatttaataaataattaaattataaagggtaaagttggaattatgaaatgtggacacaaaagagggaatcccctttatatatagttatagatacaTTACATaggaaaaataatagaatatgaTCTCTTTAGGGTACTGAATCGGAATGGTTATGTAAGAGATTTTCTGCTATATTAGATGTAAGGGAAGAATGagttgaaattaaatattaatgtatataCGAAACTTTTTTATATGAGTTGAGATATTTAgtgtaattattatatatttataaaaatatatgaaaagggATATCTTATGTgttcatattttgttattttagttttactcttaattattatttaaaaaattaattattttatacatagtttatctttaactgatattttaaaattctttttgtcaattttttttaaattttattttgtctacatattttatttatctaattttatatttaacaactatttaaaaattaattatatacctTTTTATTGAActcaaaattttatgaaaataaaaaaaatacaaacacaaaGTACTATCCGTATTTTCTCTAGTATTCGATAAAGAAAATCATaatttctgtaatttttttcataactttaaataaataataaataggaTAGTAGAATAATTGAGGCTAAGAATTTCTAGGAAATGCCCTCCTCTTTCGGAATAATTTGATATTCAACAAGTTTTTGAGAATATTTAGATATtctttaacaattaaaatttgtttttttttaaattttgatacattttattctttaaattttaaaaatattaagattaaattttttaacatgttaaatgatATCTCATATTAAAACGATTTGTACTGTTTAATATTTTCTGACTCAAATAtcaatttagaaaatttaagtaaatttacatcattaaattaaaaaaaattacatccattcatttgtaaaatttagaaatgaaaatatatcaaaatttgaaaccgaaacaaattttaatttctctacCCAAAAATAACCCGTTTAGTTATGAATGAGAATTGATTGACTTTATATTTCATAGCCATTGAAGTTATGATAACaaagcaaaaacaaataattatagttgatgaTATGATGTCTGCATTACAGGAAAAAAGGGAAAAGACGatgtttatgtataattatGCATAACCTTGCAGATAGCATTAGCCTTGTTGCAGATATTATAATCTCTGCTGCATAATTTTAGCAGGGATACGATGGTAAACCAGTGTCTAGGGTTGGATCCAGAAAGCAGCACCCTGGTGTTATCAATGGTAAACCAATTCCAGAATCCCACAATCCAAGATCTATTTCCATATCGCTGAAGGATCCATTCACAAACCATTTCAGCTTCTCGCTCACTGTGCTATCTCCGAATTGAAACATAGATTGCGCAACCTACATAAACCATTATTTTACTAACcaaatagacaaaaaaaaaacaaacccTATAAAATTAGGGCTAATTGAGTTTCTTATACTGATTATAATACATGTATACTAACCTCACCCTGCACAGCATGGATCATTGAATCTCCCACCATTGTAGAATTGACAGTGACGACCTCCACGTTGAGTTCGCTGAGTATCCGAAGAATTTCACAGAAAATGAAATTGTTATCGATCCCACATGTCAGAATGACTTGAATCGCAGAACCCGTTTCATGAACCTCCATTTTTGGTTGTGCTTCAGAAGCATTCAAGGTGCAGCCACtaagatttttcttcttttcgaATAGCCTTTCCTTCTTCTCTTGCGCCATCTTCAGTTTTGTCTCCAGGCTTTTTATGTACTTCATCGCTTCACCTATTTGAGCACGCCGAGGTATGGCTTCCTGAAACAATTAAACAAGCAAATCACATCAATAAATATAGCCGCAATTGcaacaaaatatcaacattttttgGGTTCATATTACACTGACGCAACACAACTTGGCTTGGTCGGCAATTTTTGGCACTATGGAAGATGAATCTTCCGTGCATCAATCTGAAACTGTCTCTAGGATCACAAATTATTTtcagacaaaaaaaaaggaacaaaattaaattatacacgTAATTTCCGTTCATGCATGCGATATATATGCGGAGAAAAGACCTTGGGATTATGAGAAGGGAGAAGAGAGTTGAGTTGGGCATAGAAGTCGTTCATCGTTTTTCTCCTGTTTCTCTCTACTATCTTTCTTTCAACTTTTTCTGAACAAGGTTTCTTTCTCTTTGCCTGTTGTTCATCATTTACTCTTGAATTTCTTAGATTGCTTACGATCAACATTGTGAGGTTTTGGGATTCTCATTACATGGTTTTCTCACTGCCTTTATATAGAAAAATGCTGGAATACTATtaccattaattttattataatattatgtataacattaatgtaaatatatatcttaaaatcatgtttatatatatatatatatatatatatatttaatctttttcataattaatatatttataactttaACTTTTATTCACAACTCCCTCAATGTGAATAGTAAAATAGTTTTTCCAAACTTTTTTACTTGGTTGGCACGTTTTGAAACTATGAGATAAAGTGTccttttttaactatttattttgtaatttttaatattccaATTAGAAATGTTTGTTGTTTGTACTAGACTCAGTTCGTAATATTGATGATCTATTTATGAACACTCTCTatgtagaaaaaaagaaaatcttcgatgaaattaatataattatattttaacttttattcacAGAATCCCTCGATGtgaatagaaaaatagttttttcaaaCCTTTCTATTTGATTGGCAGGTTTTCAAACTATAAGATAAATTATGCTTTAGAAGACTCTAATAGAAGtagtctttaatttttttaatttttttatttctgtaactttgaatattctaattagaaatgtttgttatttttgtactAGATTAAGTTtcgtaattattttttcatattacaatatttttaattaaaaattgacaaaaaggtaaaaaatatcaatgacATATAAAAATATGCATGTGTCTATGTGTCTGTAGTCTATTGCATCACCAATTAgcactattttttaaaacaaagataaaaacaaaaacaaaattgaaatcaattaaaagtttgatTAAGGACTAAAAGATACAAATTTCAAAAGgctcataaaataaaaaaatcctcATAACTCTACCGCTTGGTTTGAATTACAGGAAAAGTTGtttagattaagaaaaaaaaagtaaaaatataaataaaaatggactaatttttttttatagatattattaattaatatttaaaatattaaaattaattatgtaatacaatcaataacaaaattcttttgattgtgttttaataaaagtgagtataaattaaaattgaaaataatcatttataaaaaaaaaataacaggtTAAATATATTCGTAGTCCTTAAACTTGGATGCGAAGTTGAAGTTCATCTCGGTCCTAATCCctaatattgaaaaatgaatggatatacaGTTCTCTTAATCTAATgatattattgtttttgttatgtGTTAAACGACATtcaaaattgacatttgaaCTGGGATCtatcaaatggtgtaaacaatttaaatgtaTTATGAAACACCACTTGTCacataaaaaaacttaacaGACTTGGGTAGTTGGGTTATGAGGattatatctattcattttttaagtttgatgatcaaattatatcaaaatttgagacaCGAGTGAATTACAATTTCACATCAAAGtataaggactaaaaacatatttaactcaaaaatAATCTATGAAatggaaataatatttttaaaactatttcattttttaaattgatttttataaataaataaattgatttttaaacatcaatttgtttaattttattttttaattgatttttgttcttgttattctattttaaaaaatatatcataggAATAAAAATGtacacattaaaataaaaaagtttgaaataatatttttatacgaATCAAacgtcaattttttttttaagaataagaaaaagtatAACTATATTTCAAGCAATATATTTAAGtgtaaaatatttacatttgcTGTATATTATTGTAAAAGTACTTGAgttgtatatatgtttttatcttattgatgtataattttcgttttgggctTTTATTTCTTAAGGACCAATTCACCCAATTTATGACAAGGATATCTGAACGGGCCTGATAGGGTTGGTTTACTTTGTTTCGAAAATAAATCTCATCACCATTGTAAAAagcgtaatttattttttgttcaaatttatcaaaatgaacaatttttttaaaagaattacgaatatgactaaattaaatcgatatatataattttattgtaaagaAGTGGTGATGATATTAACAATTGGTACGATACTTTCTAGGAAAATACTCATTGGTATGATATTTTCACTTGTCCTATCTTTAGGTCAAAAATGTGAACATGTGTAGTCTACAATTTAGAGCCACGCAATATACACAGATAATATCATTGTCGATCGACGTATATTTTTGGTAATATATAACAATTACTTTTTCAAGATGTTATAATTGATTGATATTTATGTCATAACATAACATGTAATGATATGTCATTTTCAAGAgagaatatttaaatatttaaatatgtaaataatttatgtttgactgataaaatattaatttattaacacATGTTTTAACATAGGAtacataaaataacaaattaatctaactaaataaaaataataacataataacatAAAGAACCTCGTGCATGCTTCGAAGTACTCTCTTATCGTTGACTATAAATAATTCAAGAGTCATACATCACTCACTTCtgttatgttaataaataattcaagGTCATGTTAATACATCTCTGTCCATCTATTAGAAAGTAAATAAACTTACATAAATTTGACATTAGTTATGCTAACATATATTAagtctataaatattttttcattatataaaagtttattaaattatacatataagAGTCACATTTGTTTTCTTCCTCTCCAATTTCTTTAAGTGAGTCACATGTTATtactttcaaaaaaaataatttttttaaaatgaaaaactaaaattgtcGATCTAATAGAATGGAATCAAAAATCATAAACTTGATATTATAATAGGAGAAAATGTTTAACttgaacataattaaatattacttgttacgttaatttatttcatgttgCGTCATAAATCAACCGTGATTTGGgcaaatatttaacaattatattaaagtaataaactTTACAACATTAAAAGACCAGAAGCtcataaataaaattcagaataatagaattatgaattgaaaaatactaaaattatgtttttaaccTATTTAATTTAATGGGAACTattaaaaagtcaaataaaacgACTGAAATTAAATTCTCCAAAAGAAATTGTTGTTTGCAATGGTTTGTTTGATTCGATTTGGATTCAGATTCGATTTGGATTCACGTTTGCGCGTTTAGctaatttgttcttttttgttgGTGACTTATGGACTTGTCCCTTTCAAACACGTGGAAAATTAGCGATGTCATGTACAAAATGgggagaaaaatataaatgaatgtaACAACTGTGATCAATTTACAGGACATTtatgttttacaaaaataatctgttttaaaaaaattgacaattttcagtgaaaatattttttaacccCTGTTTGTTACTGAAAATACACGTACTCTTGGTATATTTGCTTGTTTATTgtattgtattaaaataatataaatttaaaaactttaaaactaAACAATTTTGTGTGGATAAGATGGAAGGATTTATcccattattttctatttactcaaaataaaaattcactTTAGATTATATACAACTAATTAATTATGAGGATGAGTATGAAGTCCAAACAATCAGCTCAAGAAAGTAACATATTCGTGAcgaaataatcaaaatttaacttcttattaatttattacGAAATCTTTTGTAAGAGATTTGCTAGGAAATACCAAAGAAATGTATAGGTAGTCAAGCAGCAAGAAACTAGTCCCTTATTGTTTCCTTGCAATACGAGAACAATCTCACTCTAAGTGCTCATTTATCAGTAAAAAGAAAGCATATTAATTAGTTATAagatttgtttattaatttataataattttgtagcAAAATTTTCAAGCGAGTTTCTATTATAACAAAAATGTCACAAGTCATGAagattttaatgtataaaaaagtgAAGTTATTAAAActcataataatttaatttttttatacattaaaatcGATATAACttgtgatatattttttaaaataaaaaaagaaattataatgtATCATGacaatttcattataaaatCATTCTAATTCATGTCatattcatcttattttacaaagataataaaaataaatcaacccaaatttacaatttttatttcgAACCAACCCCTAGATGCTAGAAAATCTGCTTGAGTTCATTCAACAAAAAAACTACATCATATCAGTGTAAAAATTAATCACAGAATGTAAAAATTTTCAGGTTTCCTTCCATGCacatagagagagaaagaagagaccTTAGGATTGTAACTAGGGAGAAGAGAGCTGAGTTCAGAATAAAGATTCTTCATTTGATTTCTGTAGGATCTTTCTTTCGACTCTGATTGAACAAGGTTGACTGTCCAGTTGCAA
This region of Vigna unguiculata cultivar IT97K-499-35 chromosome 5, ASM411807v1, whole genome shotgun sequence genomic DNA includes:
- the LOC114184712 gene encoding transcription factor bHLH162-like, yielding MNDFYAQLNSLLPSHNPKEAIPRRAQIGEAMKYIKSLETKLKMAQEKKERLFEKKKNLSGCTLNASEAQPKMEVHETGSAIQVILTCGIDNNFIFCEILRILSELNVEVVTVNSTMVGDSMIHAVQGEVAQSMFQFGDSTVSEKLKWFVNGSFSDMEIDLGLWDSGIGLPLITPGCCFLDPTLDTGLPSYPC